Genomic segment of Methanobacterium spitsbergense:
AAACAGATTAGATATGCAGGCGATCCTGTTGAACTTGCAACTCGTTATTATGAAGATGGTGCTGATGAGATAGTATTTTTGGATATTACCGCATCACACGAACGCAGAGAAACTATGGCAGAGGTTATTAAAGCAACAACAGAAAATGTATTTGTGCCTATTTGTGTTGGTGGGGGTATTAGAAAACCTCAAGACTATGTTAACATGCTCAGGGCTGGTGCAGACAAATGTTCAACTAACACCGCAGCCATTCACAACCCGGAACTCATAAATGAAGCTTCAAAGGTTGTTGGTAGTCAGGCTTGTGTAATTGGTATAGATGCCAAACGACGTTACATATCTGATCCATGTGATGTACCTGATAAAATAACAATTGAAACTGAAAAGGGTTATTGTTGGTTTGACTGTAGCATCTATGGAGGTCGTGAATTTACAGGGATAGATGCTATTGCATGGGCTCTTGAATGTCAAGAAAGGGGTGCGGGTGAGATACTTTTAACTAGTATGGACCGGGATGGTACAAAAGAAGGTTATGATCTTGAGCTTACAAGAACAATGAGCGAAAACTTGGACATACCTGTAATTGCATCTGGAGGGGTTGGAAACCCTGAACATATATATGAATCATTTGAAATTGGAAAGGCAGATGCAGCACTAGCTGCAAGTATTTTCCATTTTAATGAATACCCCGTACAAGTAGTTAAAGAATATTTGAAGAAAAAAGGAATATTGGTTAGGGATTGAAAATTTTTTATTTAGATAGTAGTTATTTAAGTCCTATCATTGCCCCATAATTCGAATAAACATTTTCTACTAATTCTCCTGCTTTTGGATTGTTCCAGTCGTGCATCCACTCTGAAACTAACGATTCCAGAGTAATTGGTATGACTCCTGCCTGTATCATTCTTTTTACACCATAATTATGTGCATCCTCAGTAGAATCGCCCCCAGCATCGATTAATCCATAAACATCATATCCTTCTTTAATTGCATGAAGTGCAGTGTATGTAAAGTACACAATAGTGTATATTGTATCATCATCTGAGTAATAGGTATTATCCAAGTCTTCTTCAAGTCGGTCTTTTTTTTATAAACCTATTATATAATTGAAAATATGATTCTGATGATAGTATAAGAAGTGCTGCTGAATTAGCTGAGGAATTACGAGACAATTTAATTCTTATTAAACAATATATATTAATAGTCCATATTGTAAAAATATCAAAGGAAGGTCAATAAATTTTTTTGAGGGGGGGGGTGGAAAGATTTATAGAATAAATAAATTTTCAATAAATGATCATAATTTAATGGTTTTTACAGTTTTAATAACCTTGTTAGGGGTTATTTTTGCTTTGGGTATGGGTAATGTTTCAGCTGCTTCGGGAGATACTATTTATGTTAATGGTAATAGTACTCTGGGAAACGATGATTGGAATGGTGAATCTGCAACATATCAATCAGGCATAATCGGCCCTAAATATTCAATAAAAAACGCAACAGGAACAGTAAACACCAACGGACAAATATACATAGCCCATGAACAATACAAAGGAATAAACAACACACAAATCACCATTGATAAAAACATGACAATTAATGGAGAAAGTCAAACAGACACCATAATAAACGGAACCGGCACCAACTGGATATTCCATATAAACCCTGGAATATATGTTACAATCAACAACCTAACACTAACCAACGCAACCGCACAAGCTTATGGTGGTGCTATCTACAATGAGGGTAATTTGACTGTAAACAACAGCACTTTCACCAGTAACACCGCAGATTATGGTGGTGGTGCTATCTACAATCCTTATGGTACTTTGAATGTAAATAACAGTACTTTCACCAGTAACACCGCATCTTATTTTGGTGCTATCTACAATTCTGGTACTGTGATTGTTAATGACAGTACTTTCACCAGTAACACCGGAAATTGGGGTGGTGCTATCGCCAATGATGGTACTGTGATTGTTAATGACAGTACTTTCACTAGTAACACCGCAAATTATGGTGGTGGTGCTATCCGCAATGAGGGTATTTTGACTGTAAACAACAGCACTTTCACCAGTAACTCTGCACATTCTTATGGTGGTGGTGCTATCTACAATGCTAATTATGCTGTTACTTTGAATGTGAGTTTCTGTCGGATTGTAGGAAACACGCCATATGATATATATTCTGATGGAGCCGGTGGTGTTGATTATAATTGGTGGGGGTCTAATTTTGTTGGATCCGATCCAGTTTCTGCAGGAAGAGTAGCAGGTGGGGCTACTGTTTCTAAGTGGTTAGTTTTAACTACTTCTGCGGATCCGGACACTATTAATACTGGTGAAACCTCAAATATTACAGCTGATCTGTTACATGATCAAGATGGTGTTTACCAAGACCCTGTTGATGGTCATGTTCCTGATGGAATTGTTGTTAACTTTGCAAGCGATGCATTAGGCACAGTTAACCCATTAACCGGTACTATGATTAATGGTGAAGCATCATCCATATTTACAGCAGGTTTAAATCTAGGAATATCTACAATAACATCAACTGTTGATGCAGAAACTGTAAATACAGAAGTTACAATTAACTCAGCTGCACCTCCAATTGTTACCAGCACAAATCCGGTTAACAACGCAGTTAATGTCGCATTGAATAAGGTGATACAGATAACCTTCGACAAAAACATACAACTCGGAATGAACCATTGGATAGAACTCTATGAAACAGGAACCGGAACCACCAAAACATTCACAACAAACATATTAGACAATATATTATCCATAACACCAACCTCACTACTAGCACTAGGAACACAATACTCTGTTATCCTACACTCCAACAGCATCACAAATCTATCCGGAATTGGATTAGCAGCCCCTTATACAACACGATTCACAACAGAGACACCACCAGTTGTTACCAGTACAAGTCCAGTGAACAATGCATTTAACGTCGCATTGAATAAGGTTATACAGATAACCTTCGATAAAGCCATACAACTCGGAACCAATCCATGGATCGAACTCAAAACAAGCAACAGTGGAACAATAGTACCATACACAACAAACATAATAGGAAATGTACTATCAATAACACCTAACTCACTCTTAAATGCAGGAACTAAATACACAGTCATCCTACACTCCAACAGCATAACAGACATGCAAGGAAATGGTTTAAACACACCGTACACAACCATATTCACAACAACCTTACCACCAGTCGTAACAAGCACAAGTCCAATGAACAACGAAGTTAATGTGGCTGTAAATAAGGTGATACAAATCA
This window contains:
- the hisF gene encoding imidazole glycerol phosphate synthase subunit HisF — encoded protein: MLAKRIIPCLDCDLNVPNGRVVKGVEFKQIRYAGDPVELATRYYEDGADEIVFLDITASHERRETMAEVIKATTENVFVPICVGGGIRKPQDYVNMLRAGADKCSTNTAAIHNPELINEASKVVGSQACVIGIDAKRRYISDPCDVPDKITIETEKGYCWFDCSIYGGREFTGIDAIAWALECQERGAGEILLTSMDRDGTKEGYDLELTRTMSENLDIPVIASGGVGNPEHIYESFEIGKADAALAASIFHFNEYPVQVVKEYLKKKGILVRD
- a CDS encoding isochorismatase family protein → MDNTYYSDDDTIYTIVYFTYTALHAIKEGYDVYGLIDAGGDSTEDAHNYGVKRMIQAGVIPITLESLVSEWMHDWNNPKAGELVENVYSNYGAMIGLK
- a CDS encoding Ig-like domain-containing protein, which produces MVFTVLITLLGVIFALGMGNVSAASGDTIYVNGNSTLGNDDWNGESATYQSGIIGPKYSIKNATGTVNTNGQIYIAHEQYKGINNTQITIDKNMTINGESQTDTIINGTGTNWIFHINPGIYVTINNLTLTNATAQAYGGAIYNEGNLTVNNSTFTSNTADYGGGAIYNPYGTLNVNNSTFTSNTASYFGAIYNSGTVIVNDSTFTSNTGNWGGAIANDGTVIVNDSTFTSNTANYGGGAIRNEGILTVNNSTFTSNSAHSYGGGAIYNANYAVTLNVSFCRIVGNTPYDIYSDGAGGVDYNWWGSNFVGSDPVSAGRVAGGATVSKWLVLTTSADPDTINTGETSNITADLLHDQDGVYQDPVDGHVPDGIVVNFASDALGTVNPLTGTMINGEASSIFTAGLNLGISTITSTVDAETVNTEVTINSAAPPIVTSTNPVNNAVNVALNKVIQITFDKNIQLGMNHWIELYETGTGTTKTFTTNILDNILSITPTSLLALGTQYSVILHSNSITNLSGIGLAAPYTTRFTTETPPVVTSTSPVNNAFNVALNKVIQITFDKAIQLGTNPWIELKTSNSGTIVPYTTNIIGNVLSITPNSLLNAGTKYTVILHSNSITDMQGNGLNTPYTTIFTTTLPPVVTSTSPMNNEVNVAVNKVIQINFSKAIQLGTNSWIELKNQYGQIKPYTTSINGNTLNITANAAFARGTTYTVILHSNSVTSTGGAGLTTPYTTKFTTTTT